TCTTGAtacccttttcttttatcagaCTCCTCACCCTCATTGCATCCTCCAACCTGCCAACAGAGGCATATAGATTCGACAGGAGAATGTAGTCGCCACTATGCAAAGGTTCTATTTCCGCTATGCGCTTAATTGACTCATCCCCAAACACGACATTCTTATGAGCCCTGCAAGAAGCTAATAGTGTTCTCCAGATGACAGTGTTTGGCATAATTGGCATGTTGTTTATAAACTGGTAAGCCTCCTCAATCCTCCCAGCTCGTCCGAGAATATCGACCATGGAGCCATAATGTTCCATCCTTGGCTCGATGTCGAAGTCTCTGTTCATACTGACAAAGAAATCCCGACCCTCTTCGACTAGACCAGAGTGACTGCACGCTGAAAGTACCCCGAGAAAGGTCACGTCATTCGGAGGAACGTTCTCCTCTTGCATCTGGCGGAAGAAATCAAGAGCCCTCTTTCCCTGCCCATTACTAGCAAGACCCTGAATCAGCGCTGTCCAGGAAAACACATTCTTGCAGCGCATCTCCATGAACACCTCGATGGCCTTATCTATCATTCCGCATTTTGCGTAAAAATCCACCAGTGCAGTCCCAAGGGGAACAGTGAGCTTCACCCATCTCTTCTTGACAAACAAGTGAAGCCACCTTCCCGTCTCCAGGGCTCCGAGGACTGCACAAGAAGAGAGCACACTCACCACGGTAACCTCGTTCGGGTCCACTTCTGCAGCTTGCATCTGATGGAAAAGATCAAGCGCCTCTTTGCATTTCCTTGCTTGGGAGTAGCCTGATATCATGGCACTCCAAGCGACGACATCCTTCTGTTCCATCTGATCGAACAATATCCGCGCGAGGTCCAAACTGCCACATTTCGCATACATGTCAACTAGACAAGTGGTCAAAGTGGGGTTCCTCTTCAGTCCATTCGCCTTGATATAGTCCCCAACCCATTTTCCCAGTTCGATATCAGCTAACCTCGCACAAGCGGTCAGAACAGTGATCATCGTCACCTCATCGAACTGGACTCCTGATTCTAACATCTTTCTAAATAACTCCGTGACCTCGATCCAATTACCACTCCTGCTGTAACCAGCAAACATGGAATTCCAAGTCATGACCCCTCTGTCAGGCATTCGATCAAACAATTTATGGGCAATGTGGATTCCGCCACAGCTTGCATACATATGAATCAGGGTGTTGCCGACGAATCCCTCTAACCCGAACCCGAGCTTCAAAACCTGGGCATGGATTTGTTTCCCTTCACTCAGAGCTCCCAACCTGGAGCAAGCCTTCAGGACACAAGGGAAAGTAAACTCATCAGGCTGGACCGAGTTTTGGCACATCTCCTCAAACAGGGCCACAGCCCTCTCGGGTGACTGTTTATATGTGAATCCCCTGATCATGACATTGTAAGCCGATGAATTGGGTCCTGCGATCTTGTCGAATATGGAGACCGCGTACTCCATGGAATTGGCCAGGACTAATGCCGCCGATTCGAGGATGTTCTCGGCGATGGACGGGTTGAAGATAAGGCGGGTTTTGATGAGGTGGGCATGGACCTGATTGAGGTCTCTTGGTGTCTTGCATTGATGCAAGATCAGGGATTTGGGGTTCTCTGGGAATTGAGAAATCGCCATTGCAGCACTCACGGTTTTGGCCGGAGGTGGTGTGATCGCAAAGTCCATCTCTCTCTGCAAATCAATGTCATGCAATGCTTGGCAAGTATATAACAGGCGTTCCCTACTGAACAGTGTCTCGGCATCGAATACCAAAGGCGGAGTCGCAATAACGGATAGTTTTTAACGTGTTCAACATTTCGCCTTCGGAGTTGATACTGTTTCGGGTTCTCGAGACTAGGCAGTTCCCTTAATGTATGTGTACTCAGCTCAATATAGGACATGACCAGGCTTCAAAATCTTACAGATTCTCTTTGAAGGTGGAGATACATGAAAAGATAATCTCTCTTTATGTTAATTGTTAAGCTTCGCTCTTTTGCCCTTTCGGGAATCTATTCCGCCTTTTTCTCATACTTTCGAGGCACTCTGCACGATCATATGCCTTCCCGATGTACGAGTGCAGTTGGGAATATCACTCGATATGTGAAATCCAATGCAAGGGAACTAGATGCCTTTGTTATCTCTTCGAATCCAGGGAAAGAGGAATACAAGTGCTTGTATGTCAGCTTTCATGTTCAATCCGTTATAATGAAGCGGTTATATTCGTCTTTGATGTACTAATCGTATTTCATTCTGCAGGACCTATAAATTCAAGCTCCGGTTTCATCTCCTAGTAGAAGGAAATCAAGGGGAAGCTGAGAGATGAGTAGGAGCTGGGATTATCCATCGAGCCAACAACAACAGCAAGGGTGGGAGATGGCCTCCTCCGGTGAATATCATCACCACCTCTCGAAGATGGTGAGGACTCCGAGCGTTCTCCCAAATGTCCCTCACTACCCGAATGTTCACAGGGCCTTCAACAAGCCAAAAGTGGCCCATCATGGAGAGGGCGATGTCAGTAGTGATAGCAACGAAGTCAAGCAACCCGAGAGCCACGGCCACAACAAGGGCGGCAAACATTCTCTTCAGTTTGAGGACGAAGTCGAAGTGATCGAATACAAGGAAGAGGAGCACACAGCTTCCCCAGCCAGCAGGAAGAAAGAGGCGGCTGATGTTCACGGAGAAAGCGTCGACTCAAAGGCCGATGGGTACATACAGCGGAAGCACCAGAAGTTTGAACTTTGCAAGTGGGCTACCTTCAAGGTGCACTAGACAACTCTTTCTGATCGGATACTGCTCTTTGATGTCTCAGTGGCGACCAATATATTCCTATGTTAAGTAACAACCCTATATGAATAAATGCCTGTCATGATGGTCGCCTATCTATCCCTTTTCTTTTGGCGACTGATTGATTTCTATGATGTTTGTCGGACGATATTGAAGAAATATACATTTGCTACTTTGTGTTCACTCTTTTGTGATTCTTTCTATTGATTTATGATTGTGCTTCTTCTTTACTCAAATACATGACTAATACCGTTCGAGTCTCATCGGAAGCACGAATCAAGTAAATTCTGAACCTCTGATTTGTGATAAAAACGGAAAATTTGTCCCGTACAACTAAGATGCAGTAAAAGTTCATGTTTATGCGCGACTCCCTTAAACAAGAGGATACTGTAAACTGCAGCTTATGGAACCTATGTTAAGAGTTGTCATATATCAATGATGATGAGCATGAAACTCGGATAAGCAAAATACTCTGAAGTCCGAGTATTAGATCAAAATTTCGAATCCTGTTCTTGTGGGACATTCGACTCATTGAATCTCCGCGAGGACATGAGATTGAACAGGTTCCTGAGGCTATTCTTACTCTCCCTCCGCCGCCTGATGACCTGATCCTGGTGATCCGCCATGAACGGGTCATCCAACACCATCCCCGACTCGAGCTTCCTAGAAACTGCCAGTATCTCGTAGGAGTCCCACAGGGATTGCCTGAAGTCCCAATAGCCGCTGGCCATGCTCCTGCTGAATCTACGCTCCTTGGACAACGACGACATCGATGACAGCTCGTTCTTGTTCATTGCCTCGAGCCCGAACCTTGAGGGTTGGGCCCTGAAGCTGAGGCGGCGGGCATCGAACTCGCTGGTGGCTTGGGAGCTGCCCGAATGGCCGTACCAGGCCTGCGCAACTGCCTTGAGGATTTCGAGCTCTTGCTGCTCTTCATCTTCTTGGTCTCCTTCATGCTCATGCTctgccttcttcttcttcatgggAATGGTTTTGTTCTGTCTATGGAGGGAATAGTCTTGAAGAGGGCCATTTCTCAGGAGAAATTAAGAGCCTCATAttctcccttctttttttcttttctttttttttaaggggTGCGAGGAGGGATAAGTTTTTTTGGGCTACATGATAATttgacataatttttttttctatacgAAAGAAAGAATAACGCCATAATGGggaattttaagaaaataaatgaactTTGTCTGTTGGCTATTGTTCCATCTTTTTCAGAGGGATAAATTCTTGTCGGAGTGGACCATGTTGTCTTGTTATTATCACTTTGAGGAACCAATGCTCTCCCCACAAAATGTTGTTaaccaaccaaaaaaaaaaataatcttaccaggaagaaaaaattaaaataaaattgtttgTTCACACAAAAACTTTGTTTGTCCTTCGACCTAATGAGCAACACAAAAGAGTTTTATGGGGATGGGCTTGTAAGTTTAAGTGATTAGCTTGGTTCCGCCTCCGGTCTAAAGTCAGGGTTGGCCAGGTTGATAAGGGGGTGGTTGCTATTTATGGATCTTGATCTCTCAAGTCGTCACGAATCACTTTTTCAACCTTAATGGAGGCGATGAAGGATACTTAAGTTATCGTTTTCGTACTTGTTTCAACTGGGTTGGATCTATTTTTGCCTAGACGAGTTGTCATCTTAGCACATGATTAATGAAAATGTGTCGCCtgtattgatatatatatgacgTATGGATGTGTGAATACATTACTGAGACAACTCGTCACTTTTTTTGCAATCATTAATAATGTCTTTAGTATTAGGgttgagttaagttgagtttttattttaattggtttgtaatgattgtgttgttgaattatgagaaaaaaagtgtgaaaaagtgatgaatagttgaaataaAGTAATGACTATGTTGTtggattgtgaaaaaagtaatgaaaagttgaaagaacttagtattaaaaattaaattgaatggttaaaaaaaattttaaaaggaaaagcaataattgtgttgttgaattgaaaataagttgaattgattttaaaaaaatttctaaacaCACCCTaaggctttgtttggttttggagttCAACTCCATTTACTTTACTCCACTTAAGTCCACtaatcttcaatttaataatttattatttttatctttttcttcaatttttattttattttaactaccattcgatttaatttttaatattaaattctcaaaactatttattacttttttcacaattcaacaacacaattatcattttctttcaactattcattactttttttttcataatttaacaacacaaacattacatttttattttttccctccaccttattattacaacccaattaaatatatatatacatagttgGAATGAAACTCAACTCCATTTCCAAAGAATCCCTAAACCAACAAAATGGATTTCTAATTTGAAGCAAACACGAGGTGTTTACACAATTTATATGAATGACGGCACTCATAGCGTGTATATCACGTGGCTCACTATAATTTCGTACTGTTGTCATCTTCCTATTCGTGACTTGCTGTAGTCCTGTACACCCGACTACACCTTAAAGAAACTCTCACTTCATTTTCCCGCCGAGATATTTCGAAGACAGAGAAAAAGGAGGGaaagtctctctctctctctctctctttcacgCCCCCGCAATCGGTCCTTACTGTCCATTTCTCTCTCGATTCCCTCCCCGTTTCTCCGATCGCTTCCTCCGGCGGAGCTCAGACGATGAGTGCTCCCATGGAGATTTCGGTGCAAGGCACCGCAGACGCTGAGATCCCCGAGCAGAACGGCGTCGCAGCTCCACCAGCGCTGTCTCTCGCCCCACCAGAGCTGTCTCCGGATCCGATCCTCTCCGAGGAGAAAGTTCTCGTTTCAGGTGAAGCTCAGAAGTCGATTTCCTCCATCGTCGCTCTCCTATATGGCTGCTAGTTTCGAGATAGGGCGTGCGGTACTGATTTATGCTTATTTCGATGATGGAATACGTTTATTGCTTTTTCGCAGTCGAGGTCTGCCTCAAGCCCTCGAGCACAGTTCGTGCAGACGATGTTCGATCGGCTGTTGAGAGGTAGTGCCTTGAAACCCCTTCGATCTACATTTTAGTTGATACTCAGCTCCTTGTTGATGAATTTGTTCCTGAACGTCGCTGCTTGAAATGTGGAAGATagtttttatttatcttttgtGTTTGTCAGTTTATTTAGGGTTTGTGGAGATGAGATCCTACTACTCCTTTTCAGTAATTTCGTGCATACGCTTTGTGCTCCCATCTGTAACTTTGTGGTATAGATAGCTTCAAGTGAGTGCTCAGCTTAGAGATTCTGAATAATGTTCCCAATTTGCAACTGCAGGATGCTTGAAAAGAGGAGTTTAAGCTATGTTGATGGCCCCGTCGAGGTGCCTATTGATAATCCGTTCTTGATGGATAATGTCCAGAGAATTTCAATTTGTGACACTGGTATGTCCAGGGAAGGGAAAATTAAGCCTCTAGTGATATGTGCTGTTTCTCATGTCAAAGCAATGCAAGTGGCAGTAATAGTGATTTATACCATCATGCACTGGAATTTTTAGAATATTGATGGCTCATAAGAGTTTGGAAGGATTTTCTAGATATTAAATAAATGTTTCCAATCGAAAGGAAACATTATATAGAATTATTACAATTCTGGATATAAATTGTTTTTGCAGATGAATGGGCCAAAAACCATGGCGTGCTGTTGTTCTGGCAAGTCAAACCTGTCGTGCATGTCTTTCAGGTAATCTTCACTATCGACTGCCATTATCAGCATACTAGATCAGCCTCTTCTTGGAGTTACAGGCACAAAAtgttatttagaaaaaaaaaataatatttttttacaagTGATAATTAGAAGATTGCTAATTCATTAGATATTTCTCTTCGTTAACCCTAAGCACTCTCCATAGGTGTTTATGTTCTGTATTAATGCTCTGACATACTGAATTTAGCAGGATGACTTATCGCATTTCATGTTATCACTAGAAAAGGGACGATCATTTTTACCAAAAAGTCCTAAGCACTCTAGGTGGTAGATTCAACTGTTTTACTTATTGCTTCAGCATTTCTTTGCCAGCTTAGTGAGGAAGGGCCATGTGAAGAACCAGATGCTGATGGGCAGCTATCTAGTTTCAATGAGTGGATTCTCCCAGCAAAGGAGTTTGATGGCATGTGGGAAAGGTTAGCTtgcaaaaattatttttgtagtTAAGATAAATTGATGTGATgacgttttctttttttcttttttacagcCTAATTTATGAACCTGGTCTGAAACAACGGTTGTTACGATATGCACAAAGTGCATTGCTCTTTACTGAGAAGGGTGTAAATCCTTTTCTTGTGTCATGGAACCGGTGAGTTGATTTGCTTCAAGTTTCCCGTTTCCATGTGCTACATATATTTGGCGCTAGTAATGAGTTAGGAAACACTTCAAAATTAGCATTTATATAGCTGTTGGACAACATTGTGGGAAAACGGCCTAGCGTCTATAGTGCATCGGGAATTAATGCAAATGTAAAAGGGTTGTTGCATATGGTTTTTCTTTCGTAGATAATACAGTTCTCCATTAACTGTAATATACACGTTTCAAACAGTGGAGGGTTGACCTACACTTCAGTTCTCTATTATCCTTCTGGTTCTTACATGGGCCTGACAAATATTTCAACGATGTTCTGCAGCATAATTCTTTTACACGGACCTCCAGGGACTGGAAAGACATCACTATGTAAAGCTCTGGCCCAGAAATTGTCCATACGGTTTAATTCCAGGTCTGTAGATGTGTGAGGCAGTACATCAAATTACAAACCTATTCGGTTGTGTGGAATTGCTCCTTTGGTTTTTCACATATTTTATTGCTACTTCTTTCCTCAGATATCCACAGTGCCAACTGGTTGAAGTTAATGCTCATTCCTTGTTCAGTAAATGGTTTTCTGAAAGTGGGAAGCTGGTGAGCACTCACTTTGTCGTGGTTACCCATATATATTACTGGATTTCACCGCTGTTTATGGAGCATTTTGAAGGGTCAAACATTCTGTTTTGCCACAGGAAATTGTGGATTAATCAAGCTAATGATGAACAAACTGTATATGATGAATCAGATTTAAGTTGATCATATAACAACTTGATCTTGAATCAGAATTTGTTGATGTAGTTGCACTGTCTTTTTATTCGAAGAGCTTCTACAGCTGGTAACTTACGTTTCCCTGGATTTTAGGTTGCAAAGCTTTTCCAAAAGATTCAAGAAATGGTGGAGGAAGAAAACAATCTGGTATTTGTTTTGATTGGTGAGATTATCAATACAGAGTTTACCAAGTTAATGTTCTTTC
Above is a window of Punica granatum isolate Tunisia-2019 chromosome 7, ASM765513v2, whole genome shotgun sequence DNA encoding:
- the LOC116213974 gene encoding pentatricopeptide repeat-containing protein At1g08070, chloroplastic-like; the protein is MDFAITPPPAKTVSAAMAISQFPENPKSLILHQCKTPRDLNQVHAHLIKTRLIFNPSIAENILESAALVLANSMEYAVSIFDKIAGPNSSAYNVMIRGFTYKQSPERAVALFEEMCQNSVQPDEFTFPCVLKACSRLGALSEGKQIHAQVLKLGFGLEGFVGNTLIHMYASCGGIHIAHKLFDRMPDRGVMTWNSMFAGYSRSGNWIEVTELFRKMLESGVQFDEVTMITVLTACARLADIELGKWVGDYIKANGLKRNPTLTTCLVDMYAKCGSLDLARILFDQMEQKDVVAWSAMISGYSQARKCKEALDLFHQMQAAEVDPNEVTVVSVLSSCAVLGALETGRWLHLFVKKRWVKLTVPLGTALVDFYAKCGMIDKAIEVFMEMRCKNVFSWTALIQGLASNGQGKRALDFFRQMQEENVPPNDVTFLGVLSACSHSGLVEEGRDFFVSMNRDFDIEPRMEHYGSMVDILGRAGRIEEAYQFINNMPIMPNTVIWRTLLASCRAHKNVVFGDESIKRIAEIEPLHSGDYILLSNLYASVGRLEDAMRVRSLIKEKGIKKAPGCSLVELDGVVHEFLSEDDSRSCSSEIYRATEDMINRIRSAGYVPNVEEVRLDVEEDDKEVSLSHHSEKLAIAFALIKTRPRTTIRISKNLRVCSDCHNAAKVISKVFDREIIVRDRNRFHHFKDGSCSCNDFW
- the LOC116213977 gene encoding uncharacterized protein LOC116213977 — encoded protein: MKKKKAEHEHEGDQEDEEQQELEILKAVAQAWYGHSGSSQATSEFDARRLSFRAQPSRFGLEAMNKNELSSMSSLSKERRFSRSMASGYWDFRQSLWDSYEILAVSRKLESGMVLDDPFMADHQDQVIRRRRESKNSLRNLFNLMSSRRFNESNVPQEQDSKF
- the LOC116213076 gene encoding pachytene checkpoint protein 2 homolog produces the protein MSAPMEISVQGTADAEIPEQNGVAAPPALSLAPPELSPDPILSEEKVLVSVEVCLKPSSTVRADDVRSAVERMLEKRSLSYVDGPVEVPIDNPFLMDNVQRISICDTDEWAKNHGVLLFWQVKPVVHVFQLSEEGPCEEPDADGQLSSFNEWILPAKEFDGMWESLIYEPGLKQRLLRYAQSALLFTEKGVNPFLVSWNRIILLHGPPGTGKTSLCKALAQKLSIRFNSRYPQCQLVEVNAHSLFSKWFSESGKLVAKLFQKIQEMVEEENNLVFVLIDEVESLAAARKAALSGSEPSDSIRVVNALLTQMDKLKSSPNVLILTTSNITTAIDIAFVDRADIKAYVGPPTLRARYEILSSCLQELVRTGILSKFQDSDELLPPNYASVTGNMNLLPREAEAAELCKKLLETAEVCEGLSGRSLRKLPFLAHSSLADPTRCDPCKFLDTMIQTAVRERSELPD